In Microbacterium maritypicum, the following are encoded in one genomic region:
- the coaA gene encoding type I pantothenate kinase, whose product MYSVTTVDPTLPLSPYREIGRAEWARLAAGLEQPLTETEVVELRGIGDRLSLTEVREVYLPLSRLLSLYATATKRLGAATSSFLQEDDTTTPFVVGVAGSVAVGKSTIARLLRELMSRWPGTPRVELVTTDGFLYPNAELERRGIMDRKGFPESYDRRALIEFLTNVKSGATEVRAPFYSHMRYDIVPDANVVVRRPDVVIVEGLNVLQPPPAPNDVAVSDLFDFSIFVDADTSHIEKWYVDRFLALRQAAFANPSSYFNVFAHLTDEEAITTALGYWNEINMPNLVENVMPTRHRARLVLRKGADHDVETVLLRKL is encoded by the coding sequence ATGTACTCCGTGACCACCGTCGACCCCACGCTGCCGCTGTCGCCCTATCGGGAGATCGGCCGCGCGGAATGGGCCCGGCTCGCCGCCGGACTCGAGCAGCCCCTCACCGAAACCGAGGTCGTGGAGCTGCGCGGCATCGGCGACCGGCTCTCCCTCACCGAGGTGCGCGAGGTGTACCTGCCGCTGAGCCGCCTGCTCAGCCTCTACGCGACCGCCACCAAGCGTCTGGGGGCGGCCACGTCGTCGTTCCTCCAGGAGGACGACACGACCACCCCGTTCGTCGTCGGCGTCGCCGGGTCGGTCGCGGTCGGCAAGTCGACCATCGCGCGCCTGCTGCGCGAGCTCATGAGCCGCTGGCCCGGCACTCCGCGTGTCGAGCTGGTCACCACCGACGGCTTCCTCTACCCGAACGCCGAACTCGAGCGCCGCGGGATCATGGATCGCAAGGGCTTCCCAGAGTCGTACGACCGCCGCGCGCTGATCGAGTTCCTCACGAACGTCAAGAGCGGCGCGACCGAGGTGCGCGCTCCCTTCTATTCGCACATGCGCTACGACATCGTGCCTGACGCCAACGTCGTCGTCCGTCGTCCCGATGTGGTCATCGTCGAGGGCCTCAATGTCCTCCAGCCGCCGCCCGCGCCGAACGACGTCGCCGTGAGTGACCTCTTCGACTTCTCGATCTTCGTCGACGCGGACACCTCGCACATCGAGAAGTGGTACGTCGACCGCTTCCTCGCCCTCCGCCAGGCCGCGTTCGCCAACCCGTCGTCCTACTTCAACGTGTTCGCGCACCTCACGGACGAGGAGGCGATCACCACTGCACTCGGATATTGGAATGAGATCAACATGCCCAACCTCGTCGAGAACGTGATGCCGACGCGGCACCGTGCGCGACTGGTCCTGCGCAAGGGCGCGGATCACGACGTGGAGACCGTGCTGCTGCGCAAACTCTGA
- a CDS encoding low molecular weight phosphatase family protein gives MNPQHDDGPPAGMSRREWRERQNSATAPEAPSAPVAPASAPTEDAAPLAAILGAPASDAPSSRLTILTVCTGNICRSPLAEVMLRADLEPLGVRVHSAGTHALVGHGMPEPALELAAQAGVDPATASAHLARYLVEPLLEDADLVLTMAREHRSHVVKMMPNRLRRTFTVREFARLASTVSTDDARAAADAAGSSSHERFAAVLRAVNDQRGVTASSGDDDDVIDPYRRSRETYARSAAELTPALVEVERIVRAALT, from the coding sequence GTGAACCCGCAGCACGACGATGGTCCGCCGGCCGGCATGAGCCGCCGGGAATGGCGCGAACGACAGAACTCCGCCACCGCCCCGGAAGCGCCGTCCGCACCCGTCGCCCCCGCATCCGCCCCCACGGAGGATGCCGCCCCCCTCGCCGCGATCCTGGGCGCACCGGCGTCGGATGCCCCCTCGTCACGCCTCACGATCCTCACCGTGTGCACCGGCAACATCTGCCGGTCGCCGCTGGCCGAGGTCATGCTACGGGCCGACCTCGAACCGCTCGGCGTGCGGGTCCACAGCGCGGGCACCCATGCCCTGGTAGGTCACGGCATGCCCGAGCCGGCGCTGGAGCTGGCCGCGCAGGCGGGCGTCGATCCCGCGACGGCATCCGCCCACCTGGCCCGCTACCTGGTCGAGCCGCTTCTCGAAGACGCCGACCTCGTCCTCACCATGGCGCGCGAGCATCGGTCGCACGTGGTCAAGATGATGCCCAACCGACTGCGTCGCACCTTCACGGTCCGCGAGTTCGCGCGCCTCGCATCGACGGTGAGCACCGACGACGCCCGCGCTGCCGCCGATGCGGCCGGCTCGTCGTCCCACGAGCGGTTCGCCGCCGTGCTGCGTGCTGTCAACGATCAGCGCGGCGTCACCGCCTCCTCCGGGGATGACGACGACGTGATCGACCCATACCGGCGGTCGCGTGAGACCTACGCGCGGTCGGCGGCGGAGCTGACTCCCGCGCTGGTCGAGGTCGAACGAATCGTGCGCGCCGCCCTCACGTGA
- a CDS encoding helix-turn-helix domain-containing protein, which translates to MSHSHAQVIDDRELAKHGVRRVGDRPGLRSRERASGGVRLLSTGGGTSELHVDTVSSYPDHAVFAFVEAQALWSRLEGEPWVETDGGLVVAAHGIARRLRWAGQWRFVAALVPRSAIASFVPSLPPDASVFADRRLLDTSMQQFIGCLLDTDDKASPIEQYAIEQLVMEMCGAVLLDRIGGVSGQGSPHAVLRERAIAVISQQCGDPSLNPSRVAHEVQSSLRQLQLVFSESGNSVAAEIRRQRARLAHSLLVDSRYDVLSIDQIAQRAGFHSPMSMRRALDEAYRATPRTLRSSRRA; encoded by the coding sequence GTGAGTCATTCCCACGCTCAGGTCATCGACGACAGAGAGCTCGCGAAGCACGGTGTCCGGCGGGTCGGAGACCGCCCTGGACTGCGTTCCCGGGAGCGTGCCTCCGGCGGTGTGCGCCTGCTCAGCACAGGCGGAGGGACCTCCGAACTCCACGTGGACACCGTGAGCTCGTACCCCGACCACGCCGTGTTCGCGTTCGTCGAAGCGCAGGCGTTGTGGTCACGTCTCGAGGGCGAACCCTGGGTCGAGACCGACGGCGGTCTCGTCGTCGCCGCACACGGCATCGCACGCCGACTGCGGTGGGCCGGACAGTGGCGCTTCGTCGCCGCCCTCGTGCCGCGCTCGGCCATCGCCTCGTTCGTGCCGTCGCTGCCTCCCGATGCGAGCGTGTTCGCTGACCGCCGGCTCCTGGATACCTCGATGCAGCAGTTCATCGGGTGCCTTCTCGACACCGACGACAAGGCATCTCCGATCGAGCAGTACGCGATCGAGCAACTGGTGATGGAGATGTGCGGGGCGGTGCTCCTCGACCGGATCGGCGGGGTCAGCGGGCAGGGCTCGCCGCATGCCGTGCTGCGTGAGCGCGCCATCGCGGTGATCTCGCAGCAGTGCGGCGACCCCTCACTGAACCCGTCACGTGTGGCGCACGAGGTGCAGTCGTCGTTGCGGCAGCTGCAGCTCGTCTTCTCCGAATCCGGCAACAGCGTGGCGGCCGAGATCCGTCGGCAGCGCGCGCGGCTGGCGCACTCGCTGCTCGTCGACAGTCGCTACGACGTGCTGAGCATCGATCAGATCGCGCAGCGTGCCGGATTCCACTCTCCGATGAGCATGCGCAGGGCACTCGACGAGGCCTATCGGGCCACCCCGCGCACACTGCGCTCCTCGCGCCGCGCGTAG
- a CDS encoding fibronectin type III domain-containing protein encodes MSRTARGRRLAAGSVIAALVAGGAAGLTALPAAAAPVPTPTFDYFADTIPGLRAGSVFESVTFERFESLLNSDGTYAFLLGGPSDPTTVATAAQIDQVAQQYGVDAIYTFDPLLDGASVDIRTFVTGVTGEAAGALYTRLVDGYLNKDTTPEFGAGTDPYLFVYDGDRRVEGVEDRIVSSLGGSEDTTSAATDGYRQKVASVFEAVAVNGHATLDTQSQYEFFSTAVNSRHRAAYSTNLTAYGETIFTDADADDFVLQSITYPELVDLLEADGEHTILFGGTWCHNTRAVIRDVNHKAAESGVQTVYVFDLRLDGWSGANAHIRDSNSSIAHLYGDLVQKHLPNLQTQYVLNGSAGQRVEYHPGGDTAAEKVAARKLQVPYLFDYDGSDTAAPITKNWIQDNGEAGFREYMTEWWWISDLQGPAKRPNQTDEQYEAGRLANLAFADEALAKLDQFFGLGVEPVVTAPAAPSAPTVTAVGDAVTVSWAAPASDGGSPLTGYSVTLGATTVEIAAGVASHTFTGVPVGTHTASVTARNEIGSSPASATASVTVGGDQPGGGEPGSGEGELPATGDASVTVTGDLRPGGEIRVQGEGVDPDSDAVRIELHSTPTVLGSTTAAADGTFALNATIPASVPAGGHAVVVFVDGVEVARTSVTLGASGLANTGADAGLLIAGGVTALVLLGAGGLLVARRRAASAS; translated from the coding sequence ATGTCCAGAACAGCACGAGGCAGACGTCTCGCCGCGGGGTCCGTCATCGCGGCGCTCGTCGCGGGCGGAGCCGCGGGTCTCACGGCCCTCCCGGCAGCAGCCGCCCCGGTCCCCACCCCGACGTTCGACTACTTCGCCGACACCATCCCGGGCCTCCGCGCCGGCTCGGTTTTCGAGTCCGTGACGTTCGAGCGGTTCGAGAGCCTCCTCAACAGCGACGGCACCTACGCGTTCCTCCTCGGCGGTCCGAGCGATCCGACCACCGTCGCCACCGCGGCGCAGATCGACCAGGTCGCTCAGCAGTACGGCGTCGACGCGATCTACACGTTCGATCCACTGCTGGACGGTGCCTCCGTCGACATCCGGACCTTCGTCACTGGGGTCACTGGCGAGGCCGCTGGCGCGCTCTACACGCGCCTCGTCGACGGGTACCTGAACAAGGACACGACCCCCGAGTTCGGCGCAGGCACCGACCCCTACCTCTTCGTCTACGACGGCGACCGCCGCGTGGAGGGCGTCGAGGACCGCATCGTCTCGTCGCTCGGCGGCAGTGAGGACACCACCTCGGCGGCGACGGACGGGTACCGCCAGAAAGTGGCATCGGTGTTCGAGGCCGTCGCCGTGAACGGCCATGCGACGCTGGACACCCAGTCGCAGTACGAGTTCTTCTCGACCGCGGTCAACTCCCGCCACCGTGCGGCGTACAGCACCAACCTCACCGCGTACGGCGAGACCATCTTCACGGACGCCGACGCCGATGACTTCGTGCTGCAGTCGATCACGTACCCGGAGCTCGTCGACCTGCTCGAGGCGGACGGGGAGCACACGATCCTGTTCGGCGGCACCTGGTGCCACAACACCCGCGCCGTGATCCGCGACGTGAACCACAAGGCCGCGGAGTCCGGCGTGCAGACCGTGTACGTGTTCGACCTGCGCCTCGACGGCTGGAGCGGGGCGAACGCGCACATCCGCGACTCCAACTCGTCGATCGCGCACCTCTACGGTGACCTGGTGCAGAAGCACCTCCCGAACCTCCAGACCCAGTACGTCCTGAACGGCAGCGCCGGCCAGCGGGTCGAGTACCACCCGGGCGGCGACACCGCGGCGGAGAAGGTCGCGGCCCGCAAGCTGCAGGTTCCGTACCTCTTCGACTACGACGGCTCCGACACGGCTGCCCCCATCACGAAGAACTGGATCCAGGACAACGGCGAGGCGGGCTTCCGCGAGTACATGACCGAATGGTGGTGGATCTCCGACCTGCAGGGCCCCGCGAAGCGGCCGAATCAGACCGATGAGCAGTACGAGGCCGGTCGCCTCGCGAACCTCGCGTTCGCCGATGAGGCGCTCGCGAAGCTCGATCAGTTCTTCGGACTCGGGGTCGAGCCCGTGGTGACCGCTCCCGCGGCGCCGTCGGCTCCGACGGTGACCGCTGTGGGCGATGCCGTCACGGTCAGCTGGGCCGCCCCGGCATCCGACGGCGGATCGCCGCTCACCGGATACTCCGTCACGCTCGGTGCCACCACCGTCGAGATCGCGGCGGGCGTCGCCAGCCACACCTTCACCGGGGTCCCGGTCGGCACCCACACGGCGTCGGTGACGGCGCGGAACGAGATCGGGAGCTCGCCGGCTTCCGCCACCGCCTCCGTCACCGTGGGCGGCGACCAGCCCGGCGGCGGTGAGCCGGGCAGCGGCGAGGGGGAGCTTCCCGCAACGGGTGACGCCTCGGTCACCGTGACGGGCGATCTGCGCCCCGGCGGCGAGATCAGGGTGCAAGGAGAAGGGGTCGACCCCGACTCCGACGCCGTGCGCATCGAGCTGCACTCCACGCCCACGGTGCTCGGCAGCACGACCGCCGCGGCCGACGGCACGTTCGCGCTGAACGCCACGATCCCGGCATCCGTCCCGGCTGGTGGCCACGCGGTCGTCGTGTTCGTCGACGGCGTCGAGGTGGCTCGCACCTCCGTGACGCTGGGGGCATCGGGGCTGGCCAACACGGGAGCTGATGCCGGGCTGCTGATCGCCGGCGGCGTGACCGCCCTGGTCCTGCTCGGTGCTGGCGGTCTGCTGGTGGCTCGCCGTCGAGCGGCGTCGGCATCCTGA
- a CDS encoding Ppx/GppA phosphatase family protein, whose protein sequence is MRLGVLDIGSNTVHMLAADVRPGGRPLATTSDRTVLRLMRYLTPDGAISEEGVVALEAAVAQARRVAETERVDALLATATSAVRDARNGADVIARIEAALGQPLQVLDGETEAELTFLAVRRWVGWSAGQLLLLDIGGGSLEIAAGAEEMPDAAASVPLGAGRMTVQFLPNDPPGEADVEKLRTHAAETLATVLPQFAALPRPDHVVGSSKAIRSLARLVGYPAPGWSGTERMLLPRASLGSWIPRLARLPASARQELPGITPDRTFQIVAAAVSLHAAMTALKVEELEVSPWALREGVLLRYIEQLSWSDARS, encoded by the coding sequence GTGCGCCTGGGAGTCCTCGACATCGGATCCAACACCGTCCACATGCTGGCGGCCGACGTCCGCCCCGGTGGACGTCCGCTCGCGACGACGAGCGACAGGACGGTGCTGCGCCTGATGCGCTACCTCACACCCGACGGCGCGATCTCGGAAGAGGGCGTGGTCGCGCTCGAGGCCGCGGTCGCCCAGGCGCGTCGCGTCGCCGAGACCGAGCGCGTGGATGCGCTGCTCGCGACGGCCACGAGTGCGGTGCGCGATGCGCGCAACGGAGCCGACGTGATCGCCCGCATCGAGGCGGCTCTCGGGCAGCCGCTGCAGGTGCTCGACGGTGAGACCGAGGCCGAGCTGACGTTCCTCGCCGTCCGCCGCTGGGTCGGATGGTCGGCGGGGCAGCTGCTGCTCCTCGACATCGGCGGGGGCTCGCTGGAGATCGCCGCGGGCGCGGAGGAGATGCCCGATGCCGCGGCATCCGTCCCCCTCGGCGCCGGACGCATGACCGTGCAGTTCCTGCCGAACGACCCGCCCGGTGAGGCCGACGTCGAGAAGCTGCGCACCCACGCCGCCGAGACGCTCGCCACGGTCCTGCCGCAGTTCGCCGCGCTGCCCCGGCCTGACCACGTCGTCGGTTCATCGAAGGCCATCCGCTCGCTGGCACGGCTGGTCGGCTACCCGGCGCCCGGGTGGTCGGGGACCGAGCGGATGCTGCTCCCCCGGGCCTCGCTCGGCTCGTGGATCCCTCGGCTGGCGCGGCTACCCGCGTCGGCCCGGCAGGAGCTCCCCGGCATCACCCCGGATCGCACGTTCCAGATCGTGGCCGCGGCGGTGTCGCTGCATGCCGCGATGACGGCGCTGAAGGTGGAGGAGCTCGAGGTGTCGCCGTGGGCACTGCGTGAGGGCGTGCTGCTGCGCTACATCGAGCAGCTGAGCTGGAGCGACGCCCGAAGCTGA
- a CDS encoding polysaccharide biosynthesis tyrosine autokinase, giving the protein MELRDYARILRAHWIVIVAATLVGAALAFGWSSLQPRVYSADTTGIVTAVGGDGTSGSALVGNQLAQSRVKSYLNLGSWRAVAEHAIDELDIDASPDVLVNRVTVTNPVDTTALKVTATGPTPESAQALAQAWLDGMAIEIEKLEGGTAETPAAISLIVGDSARLPSTPSSPNTRLNVIIGALAGLALGLVYAFVRHTVDRRVRHPRDIERETGVSVIGTLPLEKSIADERQVIDFSLESQHGVSHHLIESMRELRTNLQFIDVDNPPRVIVVTSSVPGDGKSTVSVNLASSLAAAGQWAILIDCDLRRPVIADIFGMSHDVGLTDVLAGRAELQDVAHRPSRDIPLAVVGAGRIPPNPSELLGSQRMRDFLAEISKSAIVILDSPPVLPVTDAAVLAANADGVLVVVSSGKTTFDMLQRAIDNITRTTGRVLGVVLNRVPRKGAESAYYGREYYGAYERYAKDGGDSESTEPDAAPGVRRRGTAQV; this is encoded by the coding sequence TTGGAACTGAGAGACTACGCGCGCATTCTGCGCGCGCATTGGATCGTCATCGTCGCGGCCACGCTGGTGGGTGCGGCCCTCGCGTTCGGCTGGAGTTCCCTCCAGCCGCGGGTGTACTCGGCCGACACGACAGGCATCGTGACTGCCGTGGGCGGAGACGGCACGAGCGGTTCCGCGCTCGTGGGCAACCAGCTCGCTCAGAGCAGGGTCAAGTCGTACCTCAATCTCGGTTCCTGGCGGGCGGTCGCCGAGCATGCGATCGACGAACTCGACATCGACGCCTCGCCCGACGTGCTGGTGAACCGGGTCACGGTGACGAACCCCGTCGACACCACCGCGCTGAAGGTCACCGCCACCGGGCCGACGCCCGAGTCGGCGCAGGCACTGGCGCAGGCCTGGCTCGACGGCATGGCGATCGAGATCGAGAAGCTCGAGGGCGGCACCGCCGAGACGCCGGCGGCGATCTCCCTCATCGTCGGTGACTCCGCACGCCTTCCCAGCACCCCGTCGTCGCCGAACACGCGACTGAACGTCATCATCGGCGCTCTCGCCGGTCTCGCCCTCGGTCTCGTCTACGCGTTCGTGCGGCACACCGTCGACCGTCGCGTGCGTCACCCCCGCGACATCGAGCGCGAGACGGGCGTCTCCGTCATCGGCACCCTCCCGCTCGAGAAGTCGATCGCCGACGAGCGACAGGTGATCGATTTCTCGCTGGAGTCGCAGCACGGGGTGTCGCACCACCTCATCGAATCGATGCGCGAGCTGCGCACGAACCTGCAGTTCATCGACGTCGACAACCCGCCGCGCGTGATCGTGGTCACGAGTTCCGTGCCCGGCGACGGCAAGTCCACCGTCTCGGTCAACCTCGCCTCCAGCCTCGCCGCCGCCGGACAGTGGGCCATCCTCATCGACTGCGACCTGCGCCGCCCGGTCATCGCCGACATCTTCGGCATGTCCCACGACGTCGGCCTCACCGATGTGCTCGCGGGTCGGGCCGAGCTGCAGGATGTGGCGCATCGCCCCTCGCGCGACATCCCGCTCGCCGTCGTCGGCGCCGGGCGCATCCCGCCGAACCCCAGCGAGCTGCTCGGGTCGCAGCGGATGCGCGACTTCCTGGCGGAGATCAGCAAGTCGGCGATCGTCATCCTGGACTCCCCGCCGGTGCTGCCGGTGACCGACGCCGCGGTGCTGGCCGCGAACGCAGACGGCGTGCTGGTCGTCGTCTCGTCCGGGAAGACCACCTTCGACATGCTGCAGCGTGCGATCGACAACATCACGCGCACGACGGGTCGGGTGCTCGGCGTGGTGCTCAACCGTGTGCCCCGCAAGGGTGCCGAGTCGGCGTACTACGGCCGCGAGTACTACGGCGCCTACGAGCGCTACGCGAAGGACGGCGGCGACAGCGAGAGCACTGAGCCCGACGCCGCGCCCGGTGTACGCCGGCGCGGCACCGCTCAGGTCTGA
- a CDS encoding fibronectin type III domain-containing protein encodes MKSVRRSRVLSALAVSAAFLLAPIAIPTAAHAAGDVCDLCSINFDLGACEGLGGYPYDSTVEAPPAAVSGGGGAPKPAPAPAPAPKPAPAPAPAPKPAQPPATGNDKPAAGTSNSTTTSTSTSTTPEKAAVAATVPTAPSGLSHEIDGTTLSLAWTAPADGGSALTGYKLVLNEGTPIALPADATEYEIELGEGTYDLTLIATNAVGDSPASESIAGVEIAGEETETAKTAATVTAEAPVEAGIPLAAPLTLGGIVVVAGGLLTWWWLRRRSSATATVPAAASDDGTPIL; translated from the coding sequence ATGAAATCCGTCCGCCGTTCCCGCGTACTGTCCGCCCTCGCGGTTTCCGCCGCCTTCCTGCTCGCCCCGATCGCGATCCCGACCGCTGCACACGCCGCGGGCGACGTCTGCGACCTGTGCTCGATCAACTTCGACCTGGGAGCCTGCGAGGGCCTCGGCGGCTACCCCTACGACTCCACGGTGGAGGCACCCCCGGCGGCGGTCTCCGGCGGCGGCGGCGCGCCCAAGCCCGCGCCGGCTCCGGCTCCCGCTCCCAAGCCGGCGCCAGCCCCCGCTCCGGCGCCCAAGCCCGCGCAGCCACCCGCGACGGGCAACGACAAGCCGGCGGCCGGTACGTCGAACTCCACGACCACGAGCACGAGCACGAGCACGACCCCGGAGAAGGCGGCGGTCGCGGCCACGGTTCCGACGGCTCCGAGCGGCCTCTCCCACGAGATCGACGGAACCACGCTCTCCCTCGCCTGGACGGCTCCGGCCGACGGCGGCTCCGCGCTCACCGGCTACAAGCTGGTCCTGAACGAGGGCACGCCGATCGCCCTTCCGGCAGATGCCACCGAGTACGAGATCGAACTCGGCGAGGGCACCTACGACCTCACGCTGATCGCGACGAACGCCGTGGGCGACTCTCCGGCGTCCGAGTCGATCGCGGGCGTGGAGATCGCCGGCGAGGAGACGGAGACGGCGAAGACCGCTGCGACCGTCACAGCCGAAGCGCCCGTGGAAGCCGGGATCCCCCTGGCGGCGCCGCTGACGCTCGGCGGCATCGTCGTCGTCGCCGGCGGGCTGCTCACCTGGTGGTGGCTGCGTCGTCGCTCCAGCGCGACAGCGACCGTCCCGGCCGCGGCATCCGACGACGGCACCCCCATCCTCTGA
- a CDS encoding VanZ family protein: MSSATAAPVRAGAATARVALVGYLLFIGFTVWLPANVSAKVTGLVGVMARWVSDAGIAPYYQSAVVFEFLANVALFVPVGFLLPFAWSRLRLWQVVLIGALMSGLIESVQGLMPSRYPTISDVIANSLGTLAGGVIAVLLILMLPSRPARSPRLVA, translated from the coding sequence ATGTCCTCCGCCACCGCTGCCCCCGTCCGCGCCGGGGCTGCGACGGCGCGGGTCGCACTCGTCGGCTACCTGCTCTTCATCGGCTTCACGGTGTGGCTGCCGGCGAACGTCTCGGCGAAGGTCACCGGTCTCGTCGGCGTCATGGCTCGATGGGTGTCCGACGCCGGCATCGCTCCCTACTACCAGAGCGCCGTGGTGTTCGAGTTCCTGGCGAACGTCGCCCTCTTCGTCCCGGTGGGATTCCTGCTGCCGTTCGCCTGGTCGCGTCTGCGGCTGTGGCAGGTGGTGCTGATCGGCGCCCTGATGAGCGGGCTGATCGAGTCGGTCCAGGGTCTCATGCCCTCGCGCTACCCCACGATCTCCGATGTGATCGCCAACAGTCTCGGAACTCTCGCGGGTGGCGTGATCGCGGTGCTGCTCATCCTGATGCTGCCGTCGCGGCCTGCACGGAGCCCTAGGCTGGTGGCGTGA
- a CDS encoding dicarboxylate/amino acid:cation symporter: MPDSAVLLPIAALTVTLVAFVGIALLRRRGAGFTSLVLIALGVGIGIGIGFRDGLEYVAVLGDLYVQVITAIVAPLIFISILSSVTSLGSAVKLRTIGLSSAFWLLLTNAIAIVLTLAIALSVGLGQGVQLDLQEGSGDTLTGLIKPLDEVLLGLFPSNIAGDFVGNNITGIILFALLFAVAYLVANRSDDPNLRSFKSVIDGTKKVIMTAVGFIIELTPYAVLALVATTTATAVTRIETVLALALVLVLALGIAFIDAYVVNGVLLRVFADVNPIRWFRLLTPAQYTAFTTQSSVGTLPLTIPTLTRKVGVPEDVAAFTAPIGTTIGMPGCAGIWPIIVAVFSINVLGIEYSVWDYVALALLCLLVSIGTAGVPGTAIITATAVLSASGLPIEVLVVLIPISAVAGTASTMANVTAAATAATIVARRLGVLDDAVFRGERRPVEAPAEPASRRERRRAQTGPTPVVSDLGIPADLPLGQCELPAARPIHERVSR; encoded by the coding sequence ATGCCCGATAGCGCCGTCCTCCTGCCCATCGCAGCGCTCACCGTCACCCTCGTCGCGTTCGTCGGCATCGCGTTGCTCCGTCGCCGCGGCGCGGGATTCACCTCGCTCGTCCTGATCGCCCTGGGCGTCGGCATCGGGATCGGCATCGGGTTCCGTGACGGCCTCGAGTACGTCGCCGTTCTGGGGGACCTCTACGTGCAGGTGATCACGGCGATCGTGGCTCCGCTGATCTTCATCTCGATCCTGTCCAGCGTCACTTCGCTGGGATCGGCCGTGAAGCTGCGCACGATCGGGTTGTCGAGCGCCTTCTGGCTGCTCCTCACCAACGCGATCGCCATCGTCCTCACCCTCGCCATCGCGCTGAGCGTCGGCCTCGGGCAGGGAGTGCAGCTCGATCTGCAGGAGGGCAGCGGCGACACGCTCACCGGGCTGATCAAGCCGCTCGACGAGGTGCTGCTCGGACTCTTCCCCTCGAACATCGCCGGCGACTTCGTCGGCAACAACATCACCGGCATCATCCTGTTCGCCCTGCTCTTCGCCGTCGCCTACCTGGTCGCCAACCGGAGCGACGACCCGAACCTGCGCTCGTTCAAGAGCGTGATCGACGGCACCAAGAAGGTCATCATGACCGCGGTGGGCTTCATCATCGAGCTCACTCCGTATGCGGTCCTCGCCCTCGTCGCCACGACGACGGCCACCGCCGTCACGCGCATCGAGACCGTGCTGGCGCTGGCGCTCGTTCTGGTGCTGGCACTCGGGATCGCGTTCATCGACGCCTACGTCGTGAACGGCGTGCTGCTGCGAGTCTTCGCCGACGTGAATCCGATCCGGTGGTTCCGCCTCCTCACCCCCGCCCAGTACACGGCGTTCACGACCCAGTCGAGTGTGGGGACGCTCCCGCTGACCATCCCCACCCTCACCCGCAAGGTCGGCGTGCCCGAGGACGTGGCCGCGTTCACCGCTCCGATCGGCACGACCATCGGGATGCCCGGGTGCGCGGGCATCTGGCCGATCATCGTCGCGGTCTTCTCGATCAACGTCCTCGGCATCGAGTACTCGGTGTGGGACTACGTCGCCCTCGCACTCCTCTGCCTGCTGGTCTCGATCGGCACCGCCGGGGTCCCGGGCACCGCCATCATCACCGCCACCGCGGTGCTCAGCGCCTCCGGTCTCCCCATCGAGGTGCTGGTCGTCCTCATCCCGATCAGCGCGGTCGCCGGGACCGCATCGACGATGGCCAACGTCACCGCGGCGGCCACGGCGGCGACCATCGTGGCACGCCGCCTGGGCGTGCTCGACGACGCCGTCTTCCGCGGCGAACGGCGGCCCGTCGAGGCTCCGGCAGAGCCCGCATCGCGGCGGGAGCGTCGGCGCGCGCAGACCGGCCCGACACCCGTCGTCTCCGACCTCGGCATCCCCGCCGACCTCCCCCTCGGGCAGTGCGAGCTGCCCGCCGCCCGTCCGATCCACGAGAGAGTCTCCCGATGA